Proteins from one Impatiens glandulifera chromosome 2, dImpGla2.1, whole genome shotgun sequence genomic window:
- the LOC124924849 gene encoding transcription factor WER-like produces the protein MVRNPCFDENGKKKGAWSVEEDNKLRSYIQTNGTGKWREIPNYAGLARCGKSCRLRWMNYLSPDLKLGNYTKEEECLLMKLQQKHGNKWAAIAKELPGRTDNDIKNYWHTHIKKRSTKRKHDIGRRKSCEFNGGGLKSINLPPILDSSQLAMESSLPLEISSSLFGSELMFGTDRYDPPSNNHFSELSFKDELDDYIRSQLLSFDTQISECNNICSIFNDIERIG, from the exons ATGGTGAGAAATCCTTGCTTTGATGAAAATGGGAAAAAGAAAGGAGCCTGGAGTGTGGAAGAAGACAATAAGCTGAGATCTTACATCCAGACTAATGGCACCGGGAAGTGGCGTGAGATTCCCAATTATGCTg GTCTAGCTCGATGCGGAAAAAGTTGCAGATTGCGATGGATGAACTATCTTTCTCCCGATTTGAAGCTAGGGAATTACACCAAAGAAGAAGAATGTCTACTCATGAAATTACAACAAAAACATGGGAATAA ATGGGCAGCTATAGCTAAGGAGTTACCGGGAAGAACTGATAACGATATAAAGAACTATTGGCATACACATATTAAGAAACGCTCTACGAAACGAAAGCATGATATCGGACGTCGCAAGAGTTGTGAGTTTAATGGGGGAGGATTGAAATCTATTAACCTACCACCCATCTTGGATAGCTCTCAACTCGCAATGGAATCTTCATTGCCATTGGAGATTTCCTCATCACTCTTTGGTTCTGAATTAATGTTTGGAACTGATCGTTATGACCCTCCTAGTAATAATCATTTCTCTGAATTATCTTTTAAGGATGAATTGGATGATTATATTAGGTCCCAACTCTTGAGTTTTGATACACAAATCTCGGAGTGTAACAACATTTGCTCCATATTCAACGATATCGAGAGGATTGGCTAG